A region of Solanum dulcamara chromosome 7, daSolDulc1.2, whole genome shotgun sequence DNA encodes the following proteins:
- the LOC129893856 gene encoding heterogeneous nuclear ribonucleoprotein 1-like: protein MDSDQGKLFIGGISWETSEEKMKEYFQGYGDVLQTVVMRDKITGKPRGFGFVVFADPNVLDRVLQDTHVIDGRTVEAKRALSREEQQGPKSGNMGSARSFGGGGNNRTKKIFVGGLPPTLTEDDFRTYFETYGDVTDVAIMYDQQTNRPRGFGFISFDSEDSVDRVLHKTYHDLSGKQVEVKRALPKDGNSGFGGRSTGNGGSGMGGGSYQGYGASGDNPSSYDRMDTNRYMQSQNTGGGYPPYGSSGYGTAGYGYGSSNNGMGYGAYGSYGGANPGYGGVNPGYGGPAVAAYGNSNVPGTGYGSGQAGGPRSSWGSQVPSGYGNMGYGNVSWGASSAGGGDGPANGGSVTGQSPTGAAGYGNQGYGYGGNDGGYGNSAVGGGASGDMQSGGGYMGSGYGDANGNSTLRSDTSQGSGNYGAQQNGPHGGQIGYGGGYGGAPSRQAQQH from the exons ATGGATTCAGATCAAGGAAAGCTTTTTATTGGTGGGATATCATGGGAAACATCAGAGGAGAAGATGAAGGAGTATTTTCAAGGTTATGGTGATGTTTTACAGACTGTAGTAATGAGGGATAAGATTACTGGAAAGCCTAGAGGATTTGGGTTTGTTGTATTTGCAGATCCTAATGTTCTTGATAGGGTTCTTCAAGATACCCATGTAATTGATGGACGTACG GTTGAGGCTAAGAGGGCCTTGTCCAGAGAGGAACAACAGGGTCCAAAATCTGGAAATATGGGTAGTGCTAGAAGTTTTGGAGGCGGTGGAAATAACAGGACCAAGAAAATATTTGTTGGGGGGTTGCCTCCCACTCTGACTGAGGATGACTTCAGAACTTACTTTGAAACTTACGGTGATGTCACTGATGTAGCAATTATGTATGATCAACAGACCAACCGACCTCGTGGATTTGGCTTCATTTCATTTGATTCTGAAGACTCAGTAGATAGGGTTTTGCACAAGACATATCATGATCTCAGTGGGAAACAAGTGGAAGTAAAACGTGCTCTTCCTAAAGATGGTAATTCTGGTTTTGGTGGTCGTTCCACAGGCAACGGTGGTAGTGGTATGGGTGGTGGAAGTTACCAGGGGTATGGTGCATCTGGTGACAATCCCAGTTCTTATGACAGAATGGATACCAACAGATACATGCAATCACAAAACACTGGAGGTGGTTATCCACCTTATGGTTCCTCCGGATACGGTACCGCAGGTTATGGTTATGGATCATCCAACAATGGCATGGGTTATGGTGCTTATGGAAGTTACGGTGGAGCCAATCCTGGCTATGGGGGTGTCAATCCTGGATATGGTGGTCCTGCAGTTGCTGCCTACGGAAATTCAAATGTGCCTGGTACTGGTTATGGTAGTGGTCAAGCTGGTGGACCAAGAAGCTCGTGGGGCTCTCAGGTTCCTTCTGGATATGGGAATATGGGCTATGGTAATGTATCCTGGGGTGCTTCAAGTGCTGGTGGTGGAGATGGGCCTGCTAACGGAGGATCTGTTACTGGTCAGTCTCCAACTGGAGCCGCGGGATATGGAAATCAAGGTTATGGCTACGGTGGAAATGATGGTGGTTATGGAAATTCAGCTGTTGGAGGTGGTGCATCGGGAGACATGCAATCAGGTGGAGGTTACATGGGCAGTGGCTATGGTGATGCTAATGGAAATTCAACATTGAGATCTGATACCTCACAAGGTTCTGGTAATTATGGTGCTCAGCAAAATGGACCCCATGGTGGCCAAATTGGCTATGGTGGTGGCTATGGTGGTGCACCAAGTCGGCAGGCTCAACAACACTGA